The Prunus persica cultivar Lovell chromosome G7, Prunus_persica_NCBIv2, whole genome shotgun sequence genome has a segment encoding these proteins:
- the LOC18770944 gene encoding ubiquitin carboxyl-terminal hydrolase 9 isoform X1, with the protein MTDHGPRSKIFLAISSSWTEMANRFSRIQGELALAFGELLGKLWAPGRTPVAPRPFKTKLARFAPQFSGHNQHDSQELLAFLLDGLHEDLNRVKHKPYVNFRDADVRPDEDVADEYLANHIARNDSIIVDVCQVADNFYRPNLKKAALARVNVGHRSLKVSKFGVKKRNRQVVKTPESLKRCGISESSTYVLAACFNSSSDENTRLNKKQ; encoded by the exons ATGACAGACCATGGGCCACGCTCCAAGATCTTCCTTGCCATATCCTCATCCTGGACAGAGATGGCAAACAGGTTTTCACGTATCCAG GGTGAGCTAGCTCTAGCATTTGGTGAGTTACTTGGGAAGCTATGGGCGCCTGGACGAACACCGGTTGCTCCTCGACcttttaaaacaaaacttgCTCGTTTTGCACCTCAGTTTAGTGGTCACAATCAGCACGATTCTCAG GAGCTTTTGGCATTTTTGCTAGATGGTCTTCATGAAGATCTGAATCGTGTGAAACACAAACCATATGTAAATTTTAGAGATGCTGATGTCCGGCCTGATGAAGACGTAGCTGATGAGTATTTGGCAAACCACATTGCTCGTAATGATTCTATAATTGTTGATGTCTGCCAA GTGGCGGACAATTTCTATAGACCCAATTTGAAGAAAGCAGCTCTTGCCAGGGTGAATGTTGGTCACAGGAGTCTCAAGGTCTCCAAGTTTGGTGTCAAGAAGAGGAATAGGCAGGTTGTCAAGACCCCTG AATCATTGAAAAGATGTGGCATCTCTGAAAGCTCAACTTATGTGCTTGCCGCTTGTTTTAATTCTTCTTCTGATGAG AATACTAGATTGAACAAAAAGCAGTAG
- the LOC18770944 gene encoding ubiquitin carboxyl-terminal hydrolase 5 isoform X2, which translates to MTDHGPRSKIFLAISSSWTEMANRFSRIQGELALAFGELLGKLWAPGRTPVAPRPFKTKLARFAPQFSGHNQHDSQELLAFLLDGLHEDLNRVKHKPYVNFRDADVRPDEDVADEYLANHIARNDSIIVDVCQVADNFYRPNLKKAALARVNVGHRSLKVSKFGVKKRNRQVVKTPDHRIIEKMWHL; encoded by the exons ATGACAGACCATGGGCCACGCTCCAAGATCTTCCTTGCCATATCCTCATCCTGGACAGAGATGGCAAACAGGTTTTCACGTATCCAG GGTGAGCTAGCTCTAGCATTTGGTGAGTTACTTGGGAAGCTATGGGCGCCTGGACGAACACCGGTTGCTCCTCGACcttttaaaacaaaacttgCTCGTTTTGCACCTCAGTTTAGTGGTCACAATCAGCACGATTCTCAG GAGCTTTTGGCATTTTTGCTAGATGGTCTTCATGAAGATCTGAATCGTGTGAAACACAAACCATATGTAAATTTTAGAGATGCTGATGTCCGGCCTGATGAAGACGTAGCTGATGAGTATTTGGCAAACCACATTGCTCGTAATGATTCTATAATTGTTGATGTCTGCCAA GTGGCGGACAATTTCTATAGACCCAATTTGAAGAAAGCAGCTCTTGCCAGGGTGAATGTTGGTCACAGGAGTCTCAAGGTCTCCAAGTTTGGTGTCAAGAAGAGGAATAGGCAGGTTGTCAAGACCCCTG ATCACAGAATCATTGAAAAGATGTGGCATCTCTGA